One Rhea pennata isolate bPtePen1 chromosome 3, bPtePen1.pri, whole genome shotgun sequence DNA segment encodes these proteins:
- the FBXO30 gene encoding F-box only protein 30 has product MEEHQQHLHCVNCVSRRCMTRPEPGISCDLIGCPLVCGAVFHSCKAEEHRILCPLERVPCLNSGFGCPFIVARNKIADHLEVCPASVVCCTMEWNRWPVSYADRKSYENLSKDVDEVEQLDMALALQDQRMLLESLKVATMMSKAADQISESREQTTSVKASAPDAVHSNGLMPVDEDSYGALYQATVETTRSLAAALDILNTATRDISMLSSRLGISPYERREDTETKEEASNGIIQDHEYPDEDNIGAVGGINFDSLSQNSQMEQNGSSDICYDLMQKHDLNVNFSNSSLLCNGFHVESESSKLLDQNEDLGVSNSEPSSVANGECTASLEDEVLQSCSSFPAATQLREVIPSDHLVNGSVNHVLPCNANEEEMLERQVEQESLRNVDAFSLLRHRSYKFLVNHYWSTPKEDKAVDTSDLEITEDPMGLQGIDLITAALLFCLGDSPGGRGISESRAVDMYHVDFGTQTFSLPSAILATNTMVGEIASASACDHANPQLSNPSPFQTLGLDLVLEYVARYQTKQRSMFTFVCGQLFRRNEFSSHFKNVHGDIHAGLNGWMEQRCPLAYYGCTYSQRRFCPSTQGAKIIHDRHLRSFGVQPCISTVLVEPAKSCLVGLHNDHLSSLPFEVLQHIASFLDGFSLCQLSRVSRLMRDVCGSLLQARGMVILLWEKRKYPDGSFSWQIKEKVWRFSTAFCTVNEWKFADIVSMADHLKKCSYNAVERREEAVPLPCMCVTRELTKEGRSLRSVLKPVL; this is encoded by the exons ATGGAGGAACATCAACAGCATTTACACTGTGTAAACTGTGTCAGTCGTCGCTGTATGACCAGACCAGAGCCTGGCATTTCCTGTGATTTGATTGGCTGCCCGTTGGTTTGTGGAGCAGTTTTTCATTCATGTAAAGCTGAGGAGCATCGCATCTTATGTCCACTTGAAAGAGTGCCTTGTCTGAATAGTGGCTTTGGATGTCCCTTCATAGTAGCCCGAAATAAAATTGCTGATCATCTAGAAGTTTGTCCTGCAAGTGTGGTATGTTGTACCATGGAGTGGAATAGATGGCCAGTCAGTTATGCAGACAGAAAATCTTATGAGAATCTGAGTAAAGATGTTGATGAAGTGGAGCAGCTAGATATGGCTTTAGCCCTTCAAGACCAGCGCATGTTACTGGAATCACTTAAAGTAGCAACTATGATGTCAAAAGCAGCTGATCAAATATCGGAATCCAGAGAGCAAACCACCTCTGTCAAAGCAAGTGCCCCAGATGCAGTGCATTCAAATGGTTTGATGCCTGTAGATGAAGATTCTTATGGTGCACTTTATCAAGCTACTGTAGAAACAACAAGGAGTTTAGCTGCTGCTCTGGATATCCTGAACACTGCTACAAGGGACATCAGTATGTTAAGTTCAAGGCTTGGCATTTCACCATatgaaaggagagaagacaCAGAGACTAAAGAAGAAGCTTCTAATGGAATTATTCAGGACCATGAATATCCAGATGAAGATAACATAGGAGCAGTTGGTGGAATTAACTTTGATAGCCTGAGTCAAAATTCACAAATGGAGCAAAATGGTTCTAGTGATATTTGTTATGATTTAATGCAAAAACATGACTTAAATGTAAACTTCAgtaattcttctcttttgtgtaACGGCTTTCATGTAGAAAGTGAAAGTTCAAAGCTGCTGGACCAGAATGAAGATCTTGGTGTATCTAATTCAGAACCATCCAGTGTAGCAAATGGAGAATGTACTGCATCTCTTGAGGATGAAGTGTTACAGTCTTGCAGTTCCTTCCCTGCAGCAACACAGCTTAGAGAAGTAATACCATCTGATCACTTAGTTAATGGCAGTGTTAATCATGTACTACCATGTAATGCtaatgaagaagaaatgttaGAGAGACAGGTGGAACAAGAAAGTTTGAGAAATGTAGatgccttttctcttttacGGCATCGGTCATACAAATTCCTTGTTAATCACTACTGGTCCACACCAAAAGAAGACAAAGCTGTTGATACATCAGATTTGGAGATAACAGAAGATCCTATGGGTCTTCAAGGGATTGATCTAATcacagcagctttgctgttttGTCTAGGAGACTCTCCTGGAGGTAGGGGGATATCAGAAAGTCGTGCTGTCGATATGTATCACGTTGACTTTGGGACCCAAACATTTTCTCTCCCATCTGCTATATTGGCCACAAATACAATGGTAGGGGAAATAGCTTCAGCTTCTGCGTGTGATCATGCCAACCCACAGCTCTCAAATCCAAGTCCGTTCCAGACCCTTGGACTGGATTTGGTATTGGAATATGTGGCTAGATACCAAACAAAACAGCGTTCAATGTTTACATTTGTTTGTGGACAGTTGTTCAGGAGGAATgaattttcttcacattttaagAACGTGCATGGTGACATTCATGCTGGTCTTAATGGCTGGATGGAGCAGAGGTGTCCGCTGGCGTATTATGGGTGTACATATTCTCAGCGTAGGTTTTGCCCTTCAACGCAAGGGGCAAAGATTATTCATGACCGCCACTTACGGTCATTTGGAGTTCAGCCTTGCATATCTACAGTATTAGTAGAACCAGCGAAAAGCTGCTTAGTTGGACTACACAATGACCACCTGAGTAGTCTACCTTTTGAGGTTCTGCAGCATATTGCTAGTTTTCTAGATGGCTTTAGTTTATGTCAGCTTTCAAGAGTGTCACGTTTAATGAGAGATGTGTGTGGAAGCTTGCTTCAAGCACGAGGAATGGTGATATTactttgggagaagagaaagtatCCAGATGGAAGTTTTTCTtggcaaataaaagaaaag GTTTGGCGATTCAGTACAGCCTTCTGTACTGTCAATGAGTGGAAGTTTGCTGACATCGTAAGCATGGCTGACCATTTGAAGAAATGTAGCTATAATGCtgtggagagaagagaggaggctGTTCCACTGCCATGTATGTGTGTAACACGAGAACTCACTAAAGAAGGACGTTCATTGCGCTCTGTTTTGAAACCTGTACTTTAA